The stretch of DNA catttcctctagctcaacgcagggccatctgctagagacctcagccttggaatcacacattcgtgccatttttgttattatttgcgtttcttggttcttatttgttcagggagtagatcgattaagttttattctgctaatttcaatgatacattgacagataaatacagatggctaaggacaaggtaaaattcatttcttttaatgtcaatgggctattaaatccaatcaaacgtaagagaattttatccaatttggaacaatttgattcattctgggaaaaatggtttaactaaataatgcctcataggcctgattttattctcacaaatcaatgaatctgttgtgaaaaaaaatcactccctacttgtacatagttctttccttttgcatgttttttctttccactcttttctatgtgtgtacctcagataaatactttgtggagatttgtgatatatatgattatatgatatatatgtacaatgtctgaaatacatcttatggaaatgtttgtttgatgatgaacttcaataaaaaaataaattacaaaaaaaaagaacaaacctGGACAATGAAGGTTGAATATGTGTAAGGCAGGGGTCCCCAGCCAGGGTCCCTTGCTTTATGGtattggtccacggcataaaaaaggttgggaatcctggCTCAAAATGCCATTGTAAGGTATCATTCTGAGATGTTCCTGCTTCTGAATTGCAGAAATTAAATTTATAATTTTATGATACCTGGCTACTAAATTGTACCTAGAAAATTtgaaatctatttatttttattatatattctTATTTTGCAGAGGGAGTGCTGGGGAAGAAGTGAAGTTTCAAAATTTAAATATCCGAATTTCGGATATTGATAACCCTCCCTTTATGGATGATCAACGTGTCTCTAGCTCCTCTTCAAATGAAAGTGATAGCAGTGACTCTGATCAAGAATTTGTTTCAACTATCCTCATGGGAGAAAAGTTAAAATCTGCAGGGCACAAACAGTTCAAAAGAAAGCAGCAAGGCACGAGTACAAACTCAGTACCAGCACCAAAATTTACAGAGCTGGATCAGGAGGTAGAAAATATTGCACAGCAGCTGAAGGAATATCACTTTGAGACGTACAGTTCCAGATCATCACAGGATGTTGGAATCGACCAGTTGACTTTTACACAAAAGGAAGAAGCTCCTCAGGCAGCAGGCCAAGATGTCCCTCAAACAACTCCCTCAAGTGGATTAAAGGATAAAGACAAACTTACAACAAGTAATTTTACAACACAAGGTTTAAGCAAGAAGGGTGCTGCATCACTGAGAAACCTAATATCAAAATCAAAACAACGTAATCTTGTTAGTTCGTGTAGATCTGCTTCAGGTGCTGAAGCTAATGTACTAGAATTACTAAGACAAACATTAAGTGAATGGAATACGGAAGAAACATTAAGATTTCTTTATGGTTCGAACTTAAAACACGGAAGAACACAGTGCAGTTTGCCATGTCAATCATCTGATGCTACCGCACAAGAACAACTTGATGAAGATGACTTGGATAGCCTGGAAGTAGTTGAAATCACGGATCCTAATGAAAATATTAGCACGAGTGTCCAGGTGAAAGGGGCGGAGACCACTGTTAGACCATTACCAAATTTTGAACAACTGAAGCAGGAATCCGAATTTCTTCACCTGAAGGTCAGAGAGTTTTATAAAGGGCGGTATGTTTTGCCTGACAACACTGAAGACAAAAGTGAAGAACATTATCAATCCACATCTGCTGTAAGTTGTACATCATTGACACTAATACTTTTCCAGGGGAAATCATAGAAAGAATCCAATATCATTCTCAGTACTAGTAAATGACCCACACTCAGAGATTTGTCAGATTCCACTACACAGTAGTTTGTTGAGGATTTTATGTTTTAATTTTGTGACTCCCCCATAGGTTCCTTTCTGTGGTACTGTATTTGAGTGACAAGGCATTGAATCTATTAACTGCTTGCTCAGTGATTCTGGTAGGAGAAAGAGAGTGGTAATGGATGAAAGTTTCTTAGACTAAAGGCCAATGACCCGTGGGTTGCTgtggggatcagtgctgggatttCCATTATTTGTTGTATATGTTAGTGATTTCGCTTAGAATATAGGTagcatgattagtaagtttgttgatgacaccataATTTGTGAACAGTGAAGGAAGTTTTCTAGGGTTGCAATGTGATAATTCATCAATTGTAAAATGAGCAAAGAAATAAGAGAGAGAATTTAGCTCAGAGCAGAGTGAagagatgcattttgggaagttaagcCAAGGTTGGACATACACAATGAGTGCTGTTGAATTAAGGAGTGCTAGGAGTTACAAGTAATGGTTCCCTGAGGGTGGCAACAGGGTAGCAAAGAAGGCATAACacattcctacctgcactagcTTAAGGCTTTTAGTGTAAGAATTGGAATATCATATTACTGTCATACAGAATGTAgttgaggctgcacttggagttctGATCACcatgttacaggaaggatgtgattaagccaGAAAGTGTgcaaaaaagatttacaagggtATTGTCTGGATTGGTTGGTTGAATCATTAGGAGAGATTAGATAGAtcagttttctctggagcaaaggaggctgagaggtagCATGGTAGGTGTATTTAAAATGAGATAAAGCATGGAGTAGATTACCAGAGTGTATTTGCCATGGTATCCGTGTCTAAAACTAGTGGTGagagcacctaagttacagagaaaggttgaacaagttaggtctttattctttggagcatagaaggttgaggggggacttg from Hemitrygon akajei chromosome 12, sHemAka1.3, whole genome shotgun sequence encodes:
- the rpap2 gene encoding putative RNA polymerase II subunit B1 CTD phosphatase rpap2 isoform X2; amino-acid sequence: MERSSTGRATFGPGGCRRSKVGEAGMEEVGRRSAGRRRSKGATATRSGEEARKRKAAIEAALKKKCECEAKALHIAERLLEINVTEEFLLDCIKFITAAHYRDLVEERSIIKRCGYPICQNALGNVPKQQYKISSKTNRVYDITERKHFCSNFCYKASKYLEAQIPNDPLWSREPERGSAGEEVKFQNLNIRISDIDNPPFMDDQRVSSSSSNESDSSDSDQEFVSTILMGEKLKSAGHKQFKRKQQGTSTNSVPAPKFTELDQEVENIAQQLKEYHFETYSSRSSQDVGIDQLTFTQKEEAPQAAGQDVPQTTPSSGLKDKDKLTTSNFTTQGLSKKGAASLRNLISKSKQRNLVSSCRSASGAEANVLELLRQTLSEWNTEETLRFLYGSNLKHGRTQCSLPCQSSDATAQEQLDEDDLDSLEVVEITDPNENISTSVQVKGAETTVRPLPNFEQLKQESEFLHLKVREFYKGRYVLPDNTEDKSEEHYQSTSAESREEDPVLPLVDSEARNQIRKRIVLDALKKVLPKLLAPFPLSMSDIFSELSNLVKTFRLTNKNIIHRTQEWTLIAVVLLSVLAVKISQLQESLQRLSSELFVSAILKEFHIQIEELENLKNIFKCHDND
- the rpap2 gene encoding putative RNA polymerase II subunit B1 CTD phosphatase rpap2 isoform X1, producing MERSSTGRATFGPGGCRRSKVGEAGMEEVGRRSAGRRRSKGATATRSGEEARKRKAAIEAALKKKCECEAKALHIAERLLEINVTEEFLLDCIKFITAAHYRDLVEERSIIKRCGYPICQNALGNVPKQQYKISSKTNRVYDITERKHFCSNFCYKASKYLEAQIPNDPLWSREPERVPACRLLNEQRGSAGEEVKFQNLNIRISDIDNPPFMDDQRVSSSSSNESDSSDSDQEFVSTILMGEKLKSAGHKQFKRKQQGTSTNSVPAPKFTELDQEVENIAQQLKEYHFETYSSRSSQDVGIDQLTFTQKEEAPQAAGQDVPQTTPSSGLKDKDKLTTSNFTTQGLSKKGAASLRNLISKSKQRNLVSSCRSASGAEANVLELLRQTLSEWNTEETLRFLYGSNLKHGRTQCSLPCQSSDATAQEQLDEDDLDSLEVVEITDPNENISTSVQVKGAETTVRPLPNFEQLKQESEFLHLKVREFYKGRYVLPDNTEDKSEEHYQSTSAESREEDPVLPLVDSEARNQIRKRIVLDALKKVLPKLLAPFPLSMSDIFSELSNLVKTFRLTNKNIIHRTQEWTLIAVVLLSVLAVKISQLQESLQRLSSELFVSAILKEFHIQIEELENLKNIFKCHDND
- the rpap2 gene encoding putative RNA polymerase II subunit B1 CTD phosphatase rpap2 isoform X3; the protein is MERSSTGRATFGPGGCRRSKVGEAGMEEVGRRSAGRRRSKGATATRSGEEARKRKAAIEAALKKKCECEAKALHIAERLLEINVTEEFLLDCIKFITAAHYRDLVEERSIIKRCGYPICQNALGNHFCSNFCYKASKYLEAQIPNDPLWSREPERVPACRLLNEQRGSAGEEVKFQNLNIRISDIDNPPFMDDQRVSSSSSNESDSSDSDQEFVSTILMGEKLKSAGHKQFKRKQQGTSTNSVPAPKFTELDQEVENIAQQLKEYHFETYSSRSSQDVGIDQLTFTQKEEAPQAAGQDVPQTTPSSGLKDKDKLTTSNFTTQGLSKKGAASLRNLISKSKQRNLVSSCRSASGAEANVLELLRQTLSEWNTEETLRFLYGSNLKHGRTQCSLPCQSSDATAQEQLDEDDLDSLEVVEITDPNENISTSVQVKGAETTVRPLPNFEQLKQESEFLHLKVREFYKGRYVLPDNTEDKSEEHYQSTSAESREEDPVLPLVDSEARNQIRKRIVLDALKKVLPKLLAPFPLSMSDIFSELSNLVKTFRLTNKNIIHRTQEWTLIAVVLLSVLAVKISQLQESLQRLSSELFVSAILKEFHIQIEELENLKNIFKCHDND